The following are from one region of the Gossypium hirsutum isolate 1008001.06 chromosome D03, Gossypium_hirsutum_v2.1, whole genome shotgun sequence genome:
- the LOC107949626 gene encoding chromophore lyase CRL, chloroplastic isoform X3: protein MAKGSESGSESDPNGWSRARGLVVKTLVLIGGAFLLKRLTKSTTRWDHAKIVARSLSGEKFSREQASRDPDNYFNFRIFTCPATEMVDGSKVLYFEQAFWRTPQKPFRQRFLMVKPCPKDLKCDVEVSSYAIRDVEDYKNFCDRPRDQRPLPEEVIGDIAEPLTTIYLNRCERGKRCLYEGSTPPGGFPNSWNGATHFTSELMVLKNNEICTWDRGYDDEGNQVWGVKEGPYEFKPAPASSFNG, encoded by the exons ATGGCAAAAGGTTCGGAGTCGGGGTCGGAATCGGACCCTAATGGATGGAGCCGAGCTCGAGGTTTGGTAGTGAAGACCTTGGTTCTAATTGGCGGCGCCTTTTTGCTCAAGAGGTTGACCAAATCCACCACTCGTTGGGACCATGCTAAAATCGTTGCCCGTTCTCTTAGCGGTGAAaag TTCTCGAGGGAGCAAGCCTCTAGAGACCCAGATAATTACTTCAATTTCAG AATATTTACTTGCCCTGCAACAGAGATGGTGGATGGTTCAAAGGTTTTATATTTTGAACAG GCGTTTTGGAGGACTCCTCAGAAACCCTTTCGGCAG AGGTTTCTCATGGTGAAGCCTTGTCCAAAAGATCTGAAATGCGATGTTGAG gtaagttcatatgcgaTTAGAGATGTGGAGGACTACAAGAATTTCTGTGACCGCCCAAGGGATCAACGTCCGCTACCTGAAGAAGTTATTGGT GATATTGCAGAACCTCTGACAACTATATACCTTAATCGCTGTGAGAGGGGGAAACGCTGTTTATACGAAGGTTCAACTCCACCAGGTGGCTTCCCAAATTCATGG AATGGAGCAACACACTTTACTTCCGAACTTATGGTTTTGAAGAACAACGAAATATGTACCTGGGATAGGGGCTATGATGATGAAGGAAATCAG GTGTGGGGAGTGAAGGAAGGTCCTTATGAGTTCAAGCCTGCACCTGCTTCTAGTTTCAATG gttaa
- the LOC107949626 gene encoding chromophore lyase CRL, chloroplastic isoform X2 — protein sequence MAKGSESGSESDPNGWSRARGLVVKTLVLIGGAFLLKRLTKSTTRWDHAKIVARSLSGEKFSREQASRDPDNYFNFRIFTCPATEMVDGSKVLYFEQAFWRTPQKPFRQRFLMVKPCPKDLKCDVEVSSYAIRDVEDYKNFCDRPRDQRPLPEEVIGDIAEPLTTIYLNRCERGKRCLYEGSTPPGGFPNSWNGATHFTSELMVLKNNEICTWDRGYDDEGNQVWGVKEGPYEFKPAPASSFNAN from the exons ATGGCAAAAGGTTCGGAGTCGGGGTCGGAATCGGACCCTAATGGATGGAGCCGAGCTCGAGGTTTGGTAGTGAAGACCTTGGTTCTAATTGGCGGCGCCTTTTTGCTCAAGAGGTTGACCAAATCCACCACTCGTTGGGACCATGCTAAAATCGTTGCCCGTTCTCTTAGCGGTGAAaag TTCTCGAGGGAGCAAGCCTCTAGAGACCCAGATAATTACTTCAATTTCAG AATATTTACTTGCCCTGCAACAGAGATGGTGGATGGTTCAAAGGTTTTATATTTTGAACAG GCGTTTTGGAGGACTCCTCAGAAACCCTTTCGGCAG AGGTTTCTCATGGTGAAGCCTTGTCCAAAAGATCTGAAATGCGATGTTGAG gtaagttcatatgcgaTTAGAGATGTGGAGGACTACAAGAATTTCTGTGACCGCCCAAGGGATCAACGTCCGCTACCTGAAGAAGTTATTGGT GATATTGCAGAACCTCTGACAACTATATACCTTAATCGCTGTGAGAGGGGGAAACGCTGTTTATACGAAGGTTCAACTCCACCAGGTGGCTTCCCAAATTCATGG AATGGAGCAACACACTTTACTTCCGAACTTATGGTTTTGAAGAACAACGAAATATGTACCTGGGATAGGGGCTATGATGATGAAGGAAATCAG GTGTGGGGAGTGAAGGAAGGTCCTTATGAGTTCAAGCCTGCACCTGCTTCTAGTTTCAATG CCAATTGA
- the LOC107949626 gene encoding chromophore lyase CRL, chloroplastic isoform X1, with protein MAKGSESGSESDPNGWSRARGLVVKTLVLIGGAFLLKRLTKSTTRWDHAKIVARSLSGEKFSREQASRDPDNYFNFRIFTCPATEMVDGSKVLYFEQAFWRTPQKPFRQRFLMVKPCPKDLKCDVEVSSYAIRDVEDYKNFCDRPRDQRPLPEEVIGDIAEPLTTIYLNRCERGKRCLYEGSTPPGGFPNSWNGATHFTSELMVLKNNEICTWDRGYDDEGNQVWGVKEGPYEFKPAPASSFNGMFSPLNFPLSQPLEKKIEGSFVLQE; from the exons ATGGCAAAAGGTTCGGAGTCGGGGTCGGAATCGGACCCTAATGGATGGAGCCGAGCTCGAGGTTTGGTAGTGAAGACCTTGGTTCTAATTGGCGGCGCCTTTTTGCTCAAGAGGTTGACCAAATCCACCACTCGTTGGGACCATGCTAAAATCGTTGCCCGTTCTCTTAGCGGTGAAaag TTCTCGAGGGAGCAAGCCTCTAGAGACCCAGATAATTACTTCAATTTCAG AATATTTACTTGCCCTGCAACAGAGATGGTGGATGGTTCAAAGGTTTTATATTTTGAACAG GCGTTTTGGAGGACTCCTCAGAAACCCTTTCGGCAG AGGTTTCTCATGGTGAAGCCTTGTCCAAAAGATCTGAAATGCGATGTTGAG gtaagttcatatgcgaTTAGAGATGTGGAGGACTACAAGAATTTCTGTGACCGCCCAAGGGATCAACGTCCGCTACCTGAAGAAGTTATTGGT GATATTGCAGAACCTCTGACAACTATATACCTTAATCGCTGTGAGAGGGGGAAACGCTGTTTATACGAAGGTTCAACTCCACCAGGTGGCTTCCCAAATTCATGG AATGGAGCAACACACTTTACTTCCGAACTTATGGTTTTGAAGAACAACGAAATATGTACCTGGGATAGGGGCTATGATGATGAAGGAAATCAG GTGTGGGGAGTGAAGGAAGGTCCTTATGAGTTCAAGCCTGCACCTGCTTCTAGTTTCAATGGTATGTTTTCGCCTCTAAATTTTCCTCTATCGCAGCCCCTGGAGAAAAAGATAGAAGGGTCATTTGTCTTGCAAGAATGA